The DNA segment CAGGTTCGGACGACCACGAATCGCTTCCTTATTGGTGCCTCAGATGGGCTCGAGCTTCCGGACCACCTCTTTGTCGGGAGGGCGTCGGCGACGAAGCAGCTAATCCACGAGTCTCGTGATACCCCCGTCGAAACCCAACACCTGTCCCCCCTCGCCCGCCTCCTTCCCTCTCGTCTCTCTCCAGGAATCTTCCCAGAGAGCGGTGCTTCCTTCCACTCACACCACTTCCCGTAGCTCCATCtcgttcttcctcctcctcgtgtaATAATCCCTCCGCTTCCCGGAAAGAGTGGGTAGTGGAGTCGTCTCCttgcttccttttccttcctcctCATCCGCTTGCAATCATGGAGGCAATGGAGCTACCATCAGATCCATGGAACTCGGATTGAGGGAGCAAAAGAAAAGCCCCCATCATTTGCTCGATTTTTCCTGTGACGCCCCAAATCTCCCCTTGATTCTGGACCCGCCTTCGTCCCCATTCTTTCTATTTTTCTGGCAGTTTGGTGAGATTATTTGGTGCATATATATCTACATAGCATCAAACCGTTTCATCCTCGCAATTTTGCCTGCTACGTGCTGTGGAATGCCCTGAGTGAGTAGGGAGACTGCCATGACTTGTTTGTTtcgttttctctttttcttgttggCTGATTAAGCTAATTCCTAGGCTTCCTTGatttccttcttccttcctctgatCCAGGCAAGGGGGTTGGTTGGATGTTGTTGTCGAGGTCTTTAGGGCACGGGAGGCAGAGCTGTGAAACCCGTGAACCTTCTCGGCCGGAGACGATTCGAGAGCGACGAGGCCGCGGTGGACGGGGTTGACCTTGAGCAAAGTTAGGATGTGCGCGTGACTTCTCGTGAGGTCGACGCGCGCTGCTTCTCGTAGTCATTGGCTTCATCACCGCGACCACGGCACTCGGGGGGAGAGGGGAAGTTGATGGATGAGATGCCTCCCGCGCTTGCTTTGCCACTGCAGGTAGGCAGTTCGCTCTGCGATTCCCCCGTGGAGGGTGCTCGTCGCAAGCGTAGCGCCGAAACTGAGGACCTGCCTTCCAATCCCATGCCGGCATCGGGTTCTGGTTCGGCCGCGGATGTTGAGCAAACTGAGGTGATGGCGCCAGTGGCGGCGGCTTTGGAGGAAGACGGGGATGATCTGGAGGTCCGCACGATCCCGGGGAGTGATGAGGAGGATCCGTCATCCATCGAGCCTGAAATGTCCGTCGGAAGCTCTAGTTCTGTCGTTAGCGACAGCAGCAATTTAAGCTGTGCGATTGATGAGTTCTCGATTTCTGACTCTTCTGGTGAGATGGGGACACCTTCATCCATGGACGCAGGAACAGTCCATGGTAATGCTGTACCAGGGCCAGCTTCGTGGGAGCTGGGTGTCAACCCACTACCTGTAAGCTTGAATGTGACCACACCATCTGTCATCGAGCTTGGAAACCCAGAAAGCAGTCGGAGTGGAGATGGCAGCCATTTGCGGAGCTTGTTTTTGATGGAAAGATTACCACTTTGGGGATTCATAACAATTTGTGGGCGACGACCAGAGATGGAGGATGCTGTGGTTGTGGTGCCTTATTTCTTTGAAGTCCCACTTTGGATGCTGATTGGTGATCAATCCATGGATGGGCTAGACCCAGATGTAATCCGCACACCGTTGCACTTCTTTGGGGTCTATGATGGTCATGGGGGTGCCCAGGTACTCTCATTTTGGTTAAAACATTCACTTCTATTGCTGATTGCTGTTGAAGCTCTTGTGTGGAAACTGTAAAGTCTGTTGGGCTCTTATATGGCCTGTTGTCTAATATTGTAGGTTGCTAACTACTGTCGTGAGCGACTCCATCTTGTGTTGATGGAACAATTGGAAAATTTGGCTAAACATTTGGGAGGCACTAGTCGTAGTGATTGGAAGAAACACTGGGAGAAAGCATTTGTTGATTGCTTCCAGAAAGTTGATGATCAGGTTGGAGGAAAAGAAAGCAGAGGGAATATGGGAAGCACAGCTGAAGCACAAAGTGAAGGTGACATGCTTTGCCGTAATGTACTAATAGAAGCTGTTGCTCCGGAGACTGTAGGATCGACAGCTGTGGTTGCTGTTGTTTGCCCATCACACATTATCATTGCTAACTGTGGGGATTCGAGGGCAGTGCTTTGCCGTGGAAAGCAACCCATACCTCTATCAGTTGATCATAAAGTaagattaaattttaaattttaatggtATGGATCTCCTAGATCTTTCTGATAATTTACTCTACTACAATACCATATTCTACTTTATGTTTCAGCCTAACAGGGAAGATGAGTATGCAAGGATTGAGGCTCAGGGTGGCAAGGTCATACAGTGGAATGGATATCGTGTATTTGGTGTGCTTGCCATGTCACGTTCAATTGGTATGTGTCTGTCTCTCCTAGAAATGTTTTAGTGGCAATGGAGTTGACTCATTAAGTTTACCTTTCCATAACAATTGGCTTGGTCTATTTCCAAATTGTCGATGATCATGTTTATTAAATTCCATTGCTGTATACAATGCATCGGAATAGCGGTAACAGAATGTAGGCTTCAAAAGATATACAGTTGAATAAGCCCATCGATAGCTTGTCCATGCAATGGATGATTTCAAATAtattaccaaagtttctatatatTTTATATCAGATTATTAGTTAACAACAAAAGTCACTTTTGTCTATTTGAGGGAAGAGGGCACCTTTGTAATTTTTGTATTGGGTGAAAATTACAGGCATTTTAGTATTTAAGGGAGATATTAATGATTAATATCATGACACTTTTGTGGTCAGGGTGAACAAGTATCCTTTGTTTAGAGCTCAAAGTTCAGAGTCTAGCATGAGTTAAACATATATATTTAGTTAGCAACCCCTGCATTATGAGAACCCTTTACCTTAGAAAAGTAGACAAAATATGTtgaggatggaggagcaaggaaacgaAAAAACAAAATATTTCCGTTATGGCTTTGTTTAGAGCTCATTATTTAGAATTTGTGTTTTACCTTCAttagtctcccaattccaacttgtctTTTCATCAAATacaacatttctgttaataataactttgccactaacaggatTATACAATCGATATGCTTTggattgtaaggaataaccaattaagatatatttttcagatttttcatcaagcttgtgatggtttTGTGAATTtatcaaagcataagcaatacaaccaaaagtTCTTAGATGGCTTACACTTGGCTTCATATCATACCAAGCCTTAAAAGAAGTTTGATTCGTAACAACTTTTGTTGatgaatattcaacaaataaactattGTTGTAattgcttctgcccaaaactgatttggaagatgctTTCCTTTAAGTAAACTTCTTATTATTTCAATTATAGTTCGATTCTTACGTTCAACtgcaccattttgctccggtatATATGGTGTTGTCAATTTCCTACGAATATAATTTTCTTCACAacaagaattaaactcattagataaaaattcaccatctctatctgtccgaagtgccTTTATGCTTCTACCACTTTGCTTTTTaacaagtgccttgaatttttaaaaattatcaaatgtttcatattttaatttcagaaaatatacccaactcatgcagctataatcattagtaaataatagaaaatatcGATTTCCACCAAGTGATTTTATAtttataggtccacataagtcatcgtaaattaattcaagacaattagatgctctccatgcttttctaaTAGGAAATAATTTCTTACTTTGTTTGTTATAaatgcatccttcacatacattaagtgtattaattttggacaatccgaaaatcgtttcttttttatttaaaaaccttaaacccttaatgttaattTATCAATATCTTAAATGTTataaattagactcattcttttgagttgtatcAAGTGCATACATttcaatatttgaaatatcaagtggaaacatcttgcttTGCGTCATGCAAATATTTACTGTAATCAAaccaaattttttatctttaatagtgtatGAACCACCatcaaatataactgaatatccatcatctattaATTGTCCAACAATCTACTTTCATGTgatcaaactttttacaatagtgacattgaattcaactcttttagttttttttatcataatttgattgcttttGTTCATCATGTCCATCAAAGtgctctcttcctcttcctattCCATTTTTTTTACCACGAAATCCTCttctgccacgtcctcttcctattaattttttattttcttttgaaatggaagactcccccttaacttaaatgctttttcttcacttttttcaagtgacctgttcaacttTACTTTATGTGCttacaaggaacccattagtttatcaaataaaaatatgaataaATCTTTTAACTCCTCAATTACGGCAATAACATTATTAAATTttagagttaaacttctcaaaacttttgcaacaattatatgatcatgaagatgttcatcataaaatttcatttgactaacaattttagtcactcgagaaagaaaatattGCACCGATTcgttgcttttcatgaacaaaatttcaaactcacgacaaagggtttgaagttttaccgtaatcacccttgatgagccttaaaatccattttgaagtatcaaccaagtttACTTTGAGGTTGTCGTTGTTGAAATTTttgagaagattgtctcatgtacaacttgttgaaagaagaacaatgcttttgagtcattctttctatTCTCT comes from the Musa acuminata AAA Group cultivar baxijiao chromosome BXJ2-8, Cavendish_Baxijiao_AAA, whole genome shotgun sequence genome and includes:
- the LOC103993757 gene encoding protein phosphatase 2C 50 isoform X2; amino-acid sequence: MDEMPPALALPLQVGSSLCDSPVEGARRKRSAETEDLPSNPMPASGSGSAADVEQTEVMAPVAAALEEDGDDLEVRTIPGSDEEDPSSIEPEMSVGSSSSVVSDSSNLSCAIDEFSISDSSGEMGTPSSMDAGTVHGNAVPGPASWELGVNPLPVSLNVTTPSVIELGNPESSRSGDGSHLRSLFLMERLPLWGFITICGRRPEMEDAVVVVPYFFEVPLWMLIGDQSMDGLDPDVIRTPLHFFGVYDGHGGAQVANYCRERLHLVLMEQLENLAKHLGGTSRSDWKKHWEKAFVDCFQKVDDQVGGKESRGNMGSTAEAQSEGDMLCRNVLIEAVAPETVGSTAVVAVVCPSHIIIANCGDSRAVLCRGKQPIPLSVDHKPNREDEYARIEAQGGKVIQWNGYRVFGVLAMSRSIGDRYLKPWIIPEPEVTIVPRAREDECLILASDGLWDVMSNEEVCDVARRRILLWHKKNGPVSAATQRGEGTDPAAQAAAECLSRLAVQKGSKDNITIIVVDLKAQRKFKSKSEHGGQNLVNACS
- the LOC103993757 gene encoding protein phosphatase 2C 50 isoform X1 yields the protein MDEMPPALALPLQVGSSLCDSPVEGARRKRSAETEDLPSNPMPASGSGSAADVEQTEVMAPVAAALEEDGDDLEVRTIPGSDEEDPSSIEPEMSVGSSSSVVSDSSNLSCAIDEFSISDSSGEMGTPSSMDAGTVHGNAVPGPASWELGVNPLPVSLNVTTPSVIELGNPESSRSGDGSHLRSLFLMERLPLWGFITICGRRPEMEDAVVVVPYFFEVPLWMLIGDQSMDGLDPDVIRTPLHFFGVYDGHGGAQVANYCRERLHLVLMEQLENLAKHLGGTSRSDWKKHWEKAFVDCFQKVDDQVGGKESRGNMGSTAEAQSEGDMLCRNVLIEAVAPETVGSTAVVAVVCPSHIIIANCGDSRAVLCRGKQPIPLSVDHKPNREDEYARIEAQGGKVIQWNGYRVFGVLAMSRSIGDRYLKPWIIPEPEVTIVPRAREDECLILASDGLWDVMSNEEVCDVARRRILLWHKKNGPVSAATQRGEGTDPAAQAAAECLSRLAVQKGSKDNITIIVVDLKAQRKFKSKSEHGRLDFTKEPCT